From one Solea solea chromosome 15, fSolSol10.1, whole genome shotgun sequence genomic stretch:
- the ogfrl1 gene encoding opioid growth factor receptor-like protein 1, translating into MGNLLGSWRFKEPSTVEECDSTWGSDSESDELLLLAAEDDSGISDSVSPPESDRAPGEPGDSSPQLTDSPESLPKMKRSFYAARDLYKYRHSYPNYKRSRQPNEYRNLRFYLNKIPLVPDGIFVEEILSKWRGDYDKLEHNHTYIQWLFPLREQGLNFYAYELTQDEIKEFQSTREAKRRFLAAYSLMLDFYGIKLLDKSGNVARAPNWQERFQHLNESQHNYLRITRILKSLGELGYEAFKAPLVRLFLEESLFHNTLPNMQHSVLEYYVYTMRLPATRRRLLRYARQHYRPAHAFLWGPPPKRRGGGVGVGTGAGSSGIRAPAPTPEPQRREQESNTSPIIVSSHDTVMCQDLVRAGLKGCTGSMARVEGGLMLGGARGLRSEYNEVVPL; encoded by the exons atggGAAATCTGTTGGGCAGCTGGCGTTTCAAGGAGCCGAGCACCGTGGAGGAATGCGACTCGACGTGGGGGTCGGACTCCGAGAGcgacgagctgctgctgctggcggcTGAAGATGACAGCGGCATCTCCGACTCCGTCAGCCCGCCGGAGAGCGACCGAGCCCCGGGAGAGCCCGGAGACTCGTCCCCGCAG cTGACTGACTCCCCCGAGTCTCTTCCAAAGATGAAGAGGAGTTTCTACGCTGCCAGAGATCTCTATAAATACCGTCACAGCTAcccg aACTACAAAAGGTCCCGGCAACCCAATGAGTACCGAAACCTACGCTTCTACCTAAACAAGATCCCTCTGGTACCTGATG GTATCTTCGTAGAAGAGATTTTGTCCAAGTGGAGAGGAGACTATGACAAACTGGAGCACAATCACACCTACATTCAGTG GCTGTTTCCATTGAGGGAACAAGGGCTAAACTTCTACGCATATGAACTGACTCAGGACGAGATCAAA GAATTCCAAAGCACTCGTGAAGCCAAGCGGAGATTCCTGGCAGCCTATTCCCTCATGTTGGACTTTTATGGCATCAAACTGCTGGATAAGAGTGGAAACGTTGCCCGGGCTCCCAACTGGCAGGAGCGCTTCCAGCACCTTAATGA GTCCCAGCACAACTACCTGCGAATCACTCGCATCCTGAAGTCCTTGGGCGAACTGGGCTACGAGGCCTTTAAAGCTCCACTGGTTCGCCTCTTCCTGGAGGAGTCACTGTTCCACAACACCCTTCCAAACATGCAGCACAGCGTCCTGGAGTATTATGTCTACACCATGCGTCTCCCAGCCACTCGCAGGCGCCTGCTTCGCTACGCCCGCCAGCACTACCGCCCCGCACACGCCTTCCTCTGGGGTCCACCGCCTAAAAGGCGAGGcggtggtgttggtgttggcaCTGGTGCTGGGAGTAGTGGCATCAGAGCACCTGCTCCGACACCAGAGCCGCAgcggagagagcaggagagcaACACCTCCCCCATTATTGTGTCTTCCCATGATACCGTAATGTGCCAGGACCTGGTCCGTGCAGGACTGAAGGGCTGCACAGGAAGTATGGCCAGAGTTGAAGGAGGGCTGATGTTGGGCGGCGCTAGAGGATTGAGGAGTGAATACAATGAAGTCGTTCCTTTGTAG